aaaaatatataagcaAACAAATCTTGCTTTTACAATCCTTCAGGTGCGTTGGAAGGGTTATGACTCCAGTGAGGATACATGGGAGCCATTAGATGGCTTAAGGTATAGACTTGTTATTTGAGctgtatatataatttttatgcaTTGTGAGTGTAActgtataaaattttttatagcGCCAAAGCATgaaagtttatatatatatatctgtgTGCGTGTGTGTTTTATTTGCTAGATATTATGTGCTATTTTTGTCATTGCTTTGCATAATTGATTGAGATTGTGTTATTATAGTGATTGCAAGGAAGTTTTAAAAGTTTTTGTGAAGCAAGGacttaaaaaaaagttattgcCTCTTCCAGTAAgttttctatttctcttctaTGAATGCATTTAAATTTTGGTTTCATGCAGTTGATCTTTAGTTGGACATGCTCTTTTTAATGGTTTATTTATCggttttgtatattttaaaaatgtgTAGGGTGATGTTGATTTTATTTGCGGAGGACCACCATGTCAAGGAGTTAGCGGTTTTAACCGCTTTAGAAACTATGAAGATCCGTTGACAGATATAAAGAATAAACAACTACTTGTATTTATGGATATTATCGAATTTCTTAAGCCGAAGTATGTACTTATGGAGAATGTTGTtgacattttaaaattttctggTGGATTTTTGGGTCGCTATGCTATAGGCCGCCTTGTTTCTATGAATTACCAAGCAAGAATGGGCATTCTAGCTGCGGGCTCTTATGGTCTTCCACAATTTCGCATGCGTGTTTTTTTGTGGGGAACTCTGTTCACTGAAGTAAGGATACTAtagtgtttgtttttttttttttattattttttattttgataagaATTCAAGTTTTTTCCTTATTTAGGGAGAATATTTCTAATTTAACTATACCTTTTGTGGTTAGAGATTGCCTCCATATCCGTTACCAACTCATGAGGCTGTGTCAAGAGGTGCTCCGCCGGTAGAGTTTGAGGTATTCAAAAGACCAAGATATCTtttgctttattcgaagataaATGTGTTATGTTTCAATATTCAATGGGTTTTTGTATTGTCATAATGTAGGAAACTACAGTGGCTTATGACAAAAACGAAACTTGTAATCTTGCTGAAGCTCTTCTTCTTGGAGATGCAATCTCAGATCTCCCTCCAGTGAGTATTTTTCTCTAAAGTGTTTTTTGTTACTCTAATTGAATTAATgagttaattattaatatacAATCTGATGTCATTTAATAAATTGattattatcatttttaaaaTCTTCTTGCTATTTAGGTTGAAAATGATGAAAGTCAAGATGAAAGAAGTTATGGAACAAGTGCTCGTACTGagtttcaaaaatatattagaTTGAGTAAAAGTGGTACGCTTTTTACCTTTAACATGGTTAATGCATGGTATCATGTTATATGAATtgagtaaagtatcattttaagtcctaacgttttaaaattgactcaatgttttCCTACCGTTAGGAATCTGTTAAAGGAATTGACGGccggacaaaattgagacgattttgaaacgttagagaTTTAAATAAgacgaaaacgttggggacaaaaatgatacataaaaataaattttaattttatccttcactAATATCAATCTTTTATGGTacatagttattcaattatttttaattacatctaagTAAATGACActtaattacattaattttattctaaataaatttatttttttataattttatttttaaaaatttttactcatcataaaatttttttgaaaatttattagaatcacattactttattgtatatttatcatttttttcccCTACAAGTTTATGTACTAGTCATTCTATAAACATTTCATGATGAgtaaaaatctttaagagtagaattataaaaaatataaatttatttagaatcaaaataatgtgattaagtgtaatttatttagatgtgattaaaaataattgaataattatgtACCGTAAAAGATTGATATTagtgaaggataaaattaaaatttatttttaggtATCATTTTCGTCTCTAACGTTTACGTCTTATGTAAGTTTCTatcgtttcaaaatcgtctcaattttatCTTGCGgtcaattctgttaacagaTTTCTAACGGTAGGataacattgagtcaattttgaaacattagagacttaaataggacgattcaAACGTTAGGGATAACTTTGAGATCCTAAATGTTGGGGATAAAAATGATACTATACtctatataaattatatctGATTTTACAGTGTGtatctttaatttgtaaaaGTAAATTAATTTATCTGCTAGTTATAGTTTATTCATTCTCTGTCTTTGCAAGATCCATGACTTTTTTCTACAATTAGATTAGTATTATGCACTCAACAGTCAGCACACAATATTTCAAAACAATTTGAATATTTCCTGATTATAGTTTCTTTTTTTCTGTTTTAGAAATATTGAACAATGGGAGTACTTCTCAAAGCAAAGTACCCAGAATGCTATATGATCATCGTCCCCTGCGATTAAACAATGATGATTTTGATCGAGTTTGTCAAATTCCAAAAAAGAAGGTATTGTTATAGATACATTGATTGAATTCTTTTTTCTTCATCTATTATTGGTTAAGTTTACGGTGCTTGTTTATCTTTTATAGGGTGCAAACTTTAGGGACCTACCAGGTGTGTTAGTGATAGGCAACAAAGTTGAATGGGATCCGACGGTTGAAAGAGTGCTGCTTAATTCTGGAAAACCTTTGGTATTATATTTGTTTTATCCTCTTATCTCGAATATTTATCTTAGTTATAGGTTTTTTCTTGTTAATATTAAAGCATATCCTCAAATATATCTTTGTAATGTTTTTGTTTAGGTTCCTGATTATGCTATGCAATTTGTTCGTGGAACATCTAGCAAGTAAGTATCAAGTaatatgattttgatttttttgaaatgttCTCAAGTTTCTGAACTGTAAGAATTCTCAAATGAACTTTTTTGGAATAAAACACAGGCCATTTGGTCGTTTGTGGTGGGATGAAATTGTGTCAACAGTTGTGACTAGAGCTGAGCCTCATAATCAGGTATTATTCTTGCATTGTGATctatttagtaaaataatctttttcttagtttagAATATATTTGAGTGTGGATGAGATGGACGATAGACAAGGGgtgaaaggcagaggaagacctaagaagaccattcATGAGATGGTCAAACAAGATTTATATGTAAACGGTTTTTTTGTAGACATGATATATGATAAAGTACAATGgtgtcgtttgattcatgtagccgactccacctagtgggacaaggctttgttgttgttgtagtaGAATAtatttgagtggattttattGTTTCTTGAATAGTGAAATATTGTAATCTGCCTCGGTTTTTAGTTAAACTTATGTTGTCATATTAACTGTTTAGAGTGTTATTGTTAGTTTTAAGTTGCTTATGCtcttttgtatattttattatgtATCAACTCAAgttcaatttttcttgtttgtttgtttttatttaatttgctAGGCCATTATTCACCCAAAACAAGATCGAGTGCTTACAATTCGAGAAAATGCTAGACTACAAGGATTTCCTGATTGCTACAAACTTACTGGCCCTATTAAGGAAAGGTATGTTAATCAGGATTTCAAACttagttattattacttgaaatGTGTTACTTTCTTGAAATCTTTAAATTTCAAGTCCTTGACCATGGTTCAGGAAATTTTTCCTCCCTAATATATCATTTCACTTAATAGCATCCATCATTTTATTACCACTTTGGTTAAGTTGATTATTTAACTCAATCTTATATTCAattatctttcattttttttattttaatctagGTACATACAAGTTGGAAATGCTGTTGCTGTACCTGTAGCTCTTGCTTTGGGATATACATTTGGTTTGGCATATCAAGGTTTGTCTAGTGACAAACCTTTGACAACCCTTCCATTTAAGTATCCAAATTGTCTTGCTTCTTTATCCTCATCTCAAGTTGATAATAATGATTAGTAAATTGAATTGAGACTGTTATTTGTTTAACAGTCATTCTTatgttattataaaattttatttttatttaaaatttatcttgaGATGAGTATAAGACTTGTACTATTGGTGGATTGAAGAAACTACAAGTATAAATTGTTTTTTATGGTTAGAACATTGTTGTGATTTATATTGAACGTTGTAACAACTTTCGCATATTGTGTGTTGTATTTAACAATgcttaatatatatttatctattttttgcTTTGACAGTTTAAAACTTAGTTACATTATTTCTTGATACTGAAATGTTTATATATTCATATTCATATTAAGAAAGTTTGTTATGGTTGAAGGTTTTTTATAATCTTATGCATCTCATCACATGCATTTAGTTGAAGTGTTGATTGACCAAATTCATAAGTGTGGTCTAATTTGTcccaatattaaaaattaaactataaTGATTAGTTATAATgtttataaaactaaaaattgcCATGAGCTGAGGTTGTGATTAATCAAGTTATGTTAGTTAAACACAAATGGAGTCACATGCTAGTCATCAGCGATCAACTATTGGTCCCTCAAGGAGGGGCCGGTTACATCGCATGTTCACAAATCACAAATAGAGGTGTCAAGTGTGCTAGTTCATCTTGGCCTATCAAAAGTTTGCCATTTGGCAGATTAGTCAGCTTTGTTTAGTAAGGTGATTTCGATTTCTTTTTTTGCGTCGTCTAATGGCAGGTTAGTCAGCTAAGCCTGCtcattatattaataaattattaaatattaaaatatttataattctaaatatataataaatataattattaattaaattttttaaaacaaaataataagtaaaatattattcaaaataCATATATTGAAATAAAAGAGTTCAACACAAAAGAATGGAACAAATAGAAATCAATAAACAAATTAGACAAGCAACATCTAGAAATTAacacaaaataaagaaattcCTTATGTCATATCCAACATAGCCATCAACAACACAAAGAGAGTACGCTTTTCTACTCGTTATAGCTAAGCACGACCATATTGATTATTTCTTTTACATCTTTGCCTTTATTTTGAAATATCTTCCTATTGATTTTCTTCCAAATGTTCCATATGACCGCACAAAAGCACCTCAACCGCTGCTTTCGATCCTCCTTTCTATGCGGCTCTTCTGTCCAACTTAAAAGTGGTCCTTCATCAATCCCGGAACTTTCTACGCATCCTTCATCAATCGGTCAAACATAGATATCCAAGTATTCCACACCTGCCAAACAAAATCACAGCAAAAAAATAAGTGATGGATTTGCTCAACATTCTTGTTGCATAAAACACACCTCTTATCATCTTGATTGATTATTCCGAACCGACTCATCCTTTCCTTCCTCAATAATACTAGGGAACCAAGATGGTTCCAGCAAAAAAATCAGCCAAATGCTTTTGGGTGAATCCAAAACTTCTATGTGGATGGTGTTTATGCTAGGCATTAggatgtttcttttctttgtaaatTGGATGGTTCTAAATCTATTTTCTGATTTATCATATTTTAGGCATTTGGAGAGAAAAGGATGAAAAGGATGAAGAAACGGAAGCTAATTGAATCGTGATTTACGTTGCAATGATACTGAACATCTCCTCATAATTTGAATGTGGTGAAACATTTAATAATcaatattttaaatcataaataaataaaactaattactatatttataattaattaagttatttCATTTTTGACTGATTTAGAGTTGATTTCATATACTTTTCATTccttaatatataattaaatatctttAATTAAACGGTACAGATTAACAGACTTTTTAATTATAGTGGTATCAAATTTTCAACCGACCTACTTTTTTAATGAGTTACGCAATTCAACCTGATAAATTTTGGCTTGTTTACCATTTCTATTGACCTATTCACAAGTGCATAAGTCTCTCATATTTagaatagataaaataaaaataaaattataaaaaaaaggagATTCTTTAGCagtcaaatattttttaaaatgatttcaGTGTGGTTTTTTTCATCCTTTTTTTCCCAAGAGTAAAAACGATATGAAATCCTTAAATTAAAGAGTAGTAtaataagtaaaaaaattagGAAATGGTTTGCCTGTGAAGTGTGACTACCTGTACCTGAGTTGAGTCCAAAAACCAATCATTCATTCTCTATCCTTTCcctgataaaaataataataataataataaattctcTACCCTTCCTTCTGCTTGTGACTACTACACATGCTATATTTTCGTCATTCTTTATGTATTGaatttttcttgaataaaatcttttttctgCCTTTATCCTTTTTCAACATATACAATTCGCACTTCAAcgattataaaataataattcactttttatttttttttattagaagtATGAGTCATTTTGTGAGAATTTTTAACAAATGATGATAGAAAATATTTATGTATGACGTAACTTTTATGATTTAATCTTCATTAGTTTTACGTAAATAATGATTATTTGATTGAGACGGTTTAATTTTTACATAATCATTAAAATAATGTTTCAATCAAATAGTTGTCATCCTTTTATAACATTTTGATAATTATATAGATGaataaactattttaattaaatagttATCATCTATATAGAATAGATAAAGATCAGACTATACAAGTTAATGTCAcgcataaatattttttgtcaatttttGCCAGAAATTCTCGTGGATGGACTTATGCATCTAATGGAAAAAAAAGATACGGAatagattatattttttaatcgTTAAAGTGTGGGgtgtttaaattaaaaaaagagaggaaacgaaaaggaattttattttgttttttttcccATTTTAAAAGTTggaatcttaaattttattcttttgttgtaaaaATAGAGTATGATCTACGGACTCAGATGAAAAAGAAGTATTATTTATATAGCACCTTTTCAATTGTTTGTTAGTAGTATGCTTTATATTAttaccgaaaaaaaaaaagagaggggTGTTTTCCCCTACTAAATTGAGTTGTGTTACCCTATTTTCCGAATAAAAATCAAAGCTAAAATTTCTCTTAATTAATATTTTGCTAAGAGCTGTAtgactaataattttattacatATTAAGGAGTATTCAATTCATATGGATGTCAACATTTTTGGCATTATTAAAATAGACAAATAGTAATGGTTGGCCTTCGGAATATGAACCTTGATTCCACGTGAGAATCCAATAAAATTAAGAGCGTTAACTGCTTGAATATCTAAAATTAGTATTTTAGACATCTACTATTTAAAAATGCATaagataaaaacaaataaaaatttgattgTTAAAAGAATATTTGAATGTTATAAATAATGTTTTTTTActaatatctttttattttcatttttctttctttataatTCTGAGGTGGAAACCATGAAATCATGGATCAAGTTTgaagtataataataataataataataataataataataataataataataataataataataataataataataatattacaaGACATTGTTTCCAGTTTTCATGAGACACATGAGGATACACATgctttatataaaaatcacaTGATCCATTCCCAAGAGCCATgaattctataattttttatgccatgctatcatatatataataaataaaccaTGATTATTGAAACTAAATACTACCGACCTTTATGTAATTCTGCTGAAACATGAGATCTATGAGTTAAGATATTTAGGTTTAACAATCTACATATCAtgctaaaataatatttgttctATCAAGTCCTAAAGTGGTTAACCTAAGACGATAATGGAAATGATGAAAACTAGTATCCTTAAGATGAGAAGTTTTGGTTTTACACAAATACTAACCATATAAGAAGTTTTGGCACAATTTTATTGCTACAAGATATTAAATATTATTCCTTTAGATGAGAAATGAATTCCCTCACTAGTTATTATTCAACTACATATTATCATAATTGCTCtgcaataaaatatttttttcttatatttacATAAGAAGAatattattgattaaatttaattacttttaattcGCAGTTAATTATCAATGTTTAAAAATGTAgactaaaatattttgttagattACTAGATTAAAGAAATTGAATTGATAACCAACTTATTGAATTGGCCGAGTGATCGACTCACTCGTTCATTTAAACAagttgataaataaaaagacaTCAATAAAAgcccaataaaaaaaatattaaaattgaaatagaatcaaaagaaataaattaaaattgaatacAAAGAGAATCACTCTACTTTCTACCCAATTTCTTGACGCAACAAGAAAGGGACTCGTCAATCTTACCTAGCTAACTTGTCCACGCCATAGTTTTAGAATTGAATCGAAATGATTTCTCAACCTTCTACTCGATTCCTGATGCAACAAGAGAGGGACTCACTCAACCTCACTTGTCCACATCATAATTTTATCACGAAACTAAAAGAGAGGTTTCACACATCTAATCACACTACAACAGTTTACGAAATATTTATAACTTCTCATTagacttaaaataaaaaaagtcctAAACCTATAACATAAATCTcaatttaataactaaataaacaaaattaaaatatatcaaacTAAATTGAATGTTCTAAAAATATAACCtaataacttttaaataatACTTGAACTTTTTATATCATGAACCTTTGAAACACGTATCACAAGTGTTGGAGGTTTGAATTTCGCCTTATGCATGCAGCAACTCATTTGTTGATGATAAATCTTTAAATAGAACTCAAATCCGTAACGAATTAGTCTTttgactaaaaataataaattcttatactttttcaacatttttttttacataatggATAAAGATGGACCATTCTGCTATGCACAAAGAAAGCTATTCATTCACTGGCAGTGGCAGAGTTTGCCATATTGATCTGAACTCTTAAAGTAAGAAGCAGCATATGATAATTTTGGTGCACATGGTGATGAAAATGGTGTCTCCCTTTATAAAtcctaaataaattgaaatcATGGCATCAAAGAAACAAGAGACTTTATGATACCAATGCAATTGAGGGTAGAGTACATAACATGGCATAACAGCAATGTTCCATGAAGCATGAACTATATAGATTTAGAACACGACATGTTTTCATGGCTTGAAATATAATGGAGCAAGCCCATTACTTTTGGCCACATCTCTTGGTGAATAGTATTATTGTGA
The genomic region above belongs to Arachis stenosperma cultivar V10309 chromosome 5, arast.V10309.gnm1.PFL2, whole genome shotgun sequence and contains:
- the LOC130982057 gene encoding DNA (cytosine-5)-methyltransferase 1-like encodes the protein MGKRKTVTPPSKPTNDAVSKSKKKSKGSSSTPNPDDCCFVGNRIPPNEARAKWPARYKGAVTNGKTENGDVLKAKCHYRQATVDGVLFELNDHAYVKAGDGELNYIARIVEMFETVNGEQYFTAQWFYRAQDTVIKQHSELIDEKRVFMSDVQDDNPLNSIVSKVKIVQIPLDMDLKEKKKIIAPYDLYYDMKYTERYHTFSSLVTETRMESDGNSTVSSESGCPSQLNDTVIEKEETCPNNVFDSSERTLLDLYSGCGAMSTGLCFGASISGIKLVTRWAVDINEHACKSLKLNHPETQVRNEPAEDFLNLIKAWAKLCEDLKFVGSDRIESSSIMDEDGANDEVDDGHEASEKPSDSEEFEVERLLAICYGDPNNVKKPGIYFKVRWKGYDSSEDTWEPLDGLSDCKEVLKVFVKQGLKKKLLPLPGDVDFICGGPPCQGVSGFNRFRNYEDPLTDIKNKQLLVFMDIIEFLKPKYVLMENVVDILKFSGGFLGRYAIGRLVSMNYQARMGILAAGSYGLPQFRMRVFLWGTLFTERLPPYPLPTHEAVSRGAPPVEFEETTVAYDKNETCNLAEALLLGDAISDLPPVENDESQDERSYGTSARTEFQKYIRLSKSEILNNGSTSQSKVPRMLYDHRPLRLNNDDFDRVCQIPKKKGANFRDLPGVLVIGNKVEWDPTVERVLLNSGKPLVPDYAMQFVRGTSSKPFGRLWWDEIVSTVVTRAEPHNQAIIHPKQDRVLTIRENARLQGFPDCYKLTGPIKERYIQVGNAVAVPVALALGYTFGLAYQGLSSDKPLTTLPFKYPNCLASLSSSQVDNND